From Desmodus rotundus isolate HL8 chromosome 12, HLdesRot8A.1, whole genome shotgun sequence, one genomic window encodes:
- the ZNF574 gene encoding zinc finger protein 574 gives MTEESEETVLYIEHRFVCSECNQLYGSLEEVLLHQNSHVPQQHFELVGVADPGVTVATEAASGTGLYQTVVQESQYQCLECGQLLMSPSQLLEHQELHLKMMAPQEAVPAEPPPKVPPLSSSTIHYECVDCKALFSSQELWLSHRQTHLRATPTKSLAPVVLGSPVVLGSPMGQARVAVEHSYRKAEEGGEGAAVPSAAATTTEVVTEVELLLYKCSECSQLFQLPADFLEHQATHFPAPAPESEEPALQQETLTPSPTEVPVTQPDPLPSDHSYELRNGETIGRDRRGRKARRNNSGEPGGSATQELFCSACDQLFLSPHQLQQHLRSHREGVFKCPLCSRVFPSPSSLDQHLGDHSSESHFLCVDCGLAFGTEALLLAHRRAHTPNPLHSCPCGKNFVNLTKFLYHRRTHGVGGVPLPTTPVPPEEPVIGVAEPAPAETGETEAPEPPVSEESPAEPAAPGTYRCLLCSREFGKALQLTRHQRFVHRLERRHKCGICGKMFKKKSHVRNHLRTHTGERPFPCPDCSKPFNSPANLARHRLTHTGERPYRCGDCGKAFTQSSTLRQHRLVHAQHFPYRCQECGVRFHRPYRLLMHRYHHTGEYPYKCRECPRSFLLRRLLEVHQLVAHAGRQPHRCTSCGAAFPSSLRLREHRCAAAAAQGPRRFECGTCGKKVGSAARLQAHEAAHAAAGPGEVLAKEPPAPRAPRATRTPVAPATALAGSAAATPAAPARRRGLECSECKKLFSTETSLQVHRRIHTGERPYPCPDCGKAFRQSTHLKDHRRLHTGERPFACEVCGKAFAISMRLAEHRRIHTGERPYSCPDCGKSYRSFSNLWKHRKTHQQQHQAAVRQQLAEAEAAVGLAVMETAVEALPLVEAIEIYPLAEAEGVQISG, from the coding sequence ATGACTGAGGAGTCAGAGGAGACGGTCCTGTACATTGAGCATCGCTTTGTCTGCTCAGAGTGCAACCAGCTCTATGGATCCCTGGAGGAGGTGCTCTTGCACCAGAACTCCCACGTGCCCCAGCAGCACTTTGAGCTGGTGGGTGTGGCTGACCCTGGAGTCACAGTGGCCACAGAGGCAGCTTCTGGCACAGGCCTCTATCAGACCGTAGTGCAGGAGAGCCAGTACCAGTGCCTGGAGTGTGGGCAGCTGCTGATGTCACCCAGCCAGCTCCTGGAGCACCAGGAACTACATCTGAAAATGATGGCACCCCAGGAGGCAGTGCCAGCTGAGCCACCACCCAAGGTGCCCCCCCTGAGCTCCAGTACCATCCACTACGAGTGTGTTGATTGCAAGGCTCTCTTCTCCAGCCAGGAGCTCTGGCTGAGCCATCGGCAGACGCACCTCCGGGCCACTCCTACCAAGTCTCTGGCCCCAGTTGTCCTGGGGTCCCCAGTTGTCCTAGGGTCCCCCATGGGTCAGGCCCGTGTGGCCGTGGAGCACTCATACCGCAAAGCAGAAGAGGGTGGAGAAGGAGCAGCTGTCccctctgctgctgccaccaccactgaGGTGGTGACTGAGGTGGAGCTGCTCCTCTACAAGTGCTCCGAGTGCTCCCAGCTCTTCCAGCTGCCAGCTGATTTTCTGGAGCACCAGGCCACCCActtccctgctcctgccccagagTCTGAGGAGCCTGCCTTGCAGCAAGAGACCCTGACCCCATCACCAACAGAGGTGCCTGTGACTCAGCCTGATCCTCTCCCATCTGACCACAGTTATGAGCTGCGTAATGGTGAAACCATTGGGCGTGATCGCCGGGGGCGCAAGGCCCGGAGAAACAACAGTGGAGAGCCAGGTGGGTCAGCCACCCAGGAGCTCTTTTGCTCAGCCTGTGATCAGCTCTTTCTCTCACCTCATCAGCTACAGCAGCACCTGCGGAGTCACCGGGAGGGTGTCTTTAAGTGCCCTCTCTGCAGCCGAGTCTTTCCCAGCCCTTCCAGTCTGGACCAGCACCTTGGAGACCACAGCAGCGAGTCTCACTTCCTGTGTGTGGACTGTGGCCTAGCCTTTGGCACAGAGGCCCTCCTCCTGGCCCACCGGCGAGCCCACACCCCAAATCCTCTGCATTCATGTCCATGTGGAAAGAACTTTGTCAACCTCACCAAGTTCCTTTATCACCGGCGTACCCATGGGGTGGGAGGAGTCCCTCTACCCACAACCCCAGTCCCACCTGAGGAGCCTGTCATTGGTGTTGCTGAGCCAGCTCCAGCTGAGACTGGAGAGACAGAGGCCCCGGAGCCTCCTGTGTCTGAAGAGAGCCCAGCAGAGCCTGCTGCCCCAGGCACCTACCGCTGCCTCCTATGCAGCCGTGAATTTGGCAAGGCATTACAGCTTACCCGGCACCAGCGTTTTGTGCACCGTCTAGAACGGCGCCATAAGTGTGGCATTTGTGGCAAGATGTTTAAAAAGAAGTCTCATGTGCGAAACCATCTGCGCACACACACGGGCGAACGGCCTTTCCCCTGCCCAGACTGCTCCAAGCCCTTCAACTCACCTGCCAACCTGGCCCGCCACCGGCTGACACACACAGGAGAGCGGCCCTACCGGTGTGGGGACTGTGGGAAGGCTTTCACCCAAAGCTCCACACTGAGGCAGCACCGCCTGGTGCATGCCCAGCACTTTCCCTACCGCTGCCAGGAGTGTGGAGTGCGTTTTCATCGCCCCTACCGCCTGCTCATGCACCGCTACCACCACACTGGCGAGTACCCCTACAAGTGTCGTGAGTGCCCCCGCTCCTTCTTGCTGCGCCGGCTTCTGGAGGTACACCAGCTAGTGGCCCATGCTGGGCGCCAGCCCCACCGCTGCACATCCTGTGgggctgccttcccttcctcgCTTCGGCTCCGCGAGCACCGCTgtgcagctgctgctgcccagggcccacGGCGCTTTGAGTGTGGCACCTGTGGCAAAAAAGTAGGTTCAGCTGCTCGGCTGCAGGCGCATGAGGCAGCCCATGcagctgctgggcctggagaggTCCTGGCAaaggagcccccagccccccggGCCCCGCGGGCCACTCGCACTCCAGTTGCCCCCGCGACAGCCCTTGCAGGCTCTGCTGCTGCAACCCCTGCAGCGCCTGCCCGACGCCGGGGCCTGGAGTGCAGCGAGTGCAAGAAGTTGTTTAGCACAGAGACATCGCTGCAGGTGCACCGACGCATCCACACAGGTGAGCGGCCATACCCCTGTCCAGACTGTGGCAAGGCCTTCCGTCAGAGTACCCACCTGAAAGACCACCGGCGCCTGCACACAGGTGAGCGGCCTTTTGCCTGTGAAGTGTGTGGCAAGGCCTTCGCCATCTCCATGCGCCTGGCAGAACATCGCCGCATTCACACAGGCGAACGACCCTACTCCTGCCCCGACTGTGGCAAGAGCTATCGCTCCTTCTCCAATCTCTGGAAACACCGCAAGacccaccagcagcagcatcagGCAGCTGTGCGACAGCAGttggcagaggcagaggctgctgttGGCCTGGCGGTGATGGAGACTGCAGTGGAAGCGCTGCCCCTGGTGGAAGCCATTGAGATCTACCCTCTGGCTGAAGCGGAGGGGGTCCAGATCAGTGGCTGA